One Trichosurus vulpecula isolate mTriVul1 chromosome 7, mTriVul1.pri, whole genome shotgun sequence genomic region harbors:
- the NCOA7 gene encoding nuclear receptor coactivator 7 isoform X3, with product MRLKQMALDIQILYCARPDQEPFVEIITVEEAKRRKSTCSYYEEDDDESLPVLKHHSALLENMHIEQLARRLPARVQGYPWRLAYSTIEHGTSLKTLYRKSASLDSPVLLVIKDMDNQIFGAYATHPFKFSDHYYGTGETFLYTFSPNFKVFKWSGENSYFINGDISSLELGGGGGRFGLWLDADLYHGRSNSCSTFNNDILSKKEDFIVQDIEVWTFE from the exons ATGAGGCTAAAGCAAATGGCCTTGGACATTCAGATCCTATACTGTGCCAGACCTGACCAGGAGCCTTTTGTGGAG ATAATTACAGTTGAAGAAGCCAAACGGAGAAAGAGTACTTGCAGTTATTatgaagaggatgatgatgagtCCCTCCCTGTCCTAAAGCATCATAGTGCTCTCCTAGAGAATATGCACATAGAACAG CTTGCTCGGCGACTTCCAGCAAGGGTGCAAGGATATCCGTGGAGGCTGGCATATAGTACTATAGAGCATGGCACGAGTCTGAAAACTCTGTACCGGAAATCAGCATCTCTAGACAGCCCTGTCCTTCTGGTCATCAAAGATATGGATAATCAG ATTTTTGGGGCATACGCAACTCATCCGTTCAAGTTCAGTGACCATTACTACGGCACAGGAGAAACTTTCCTCTACACTTTCAGCCCAAATTTCAAG GTATTCAAGTGGAGTGGAGAAAACTCTTATTTCATCAATGGAGATATAAGTTCTTTAGAACTTGGTGGTGGAGG TGGAAGATTTGGTCTGTGGTTAGACGCTGACTTATACCATGGACGAAGCAACTCCTGCAGCACTTTCAATAATGATATCCTTTCGAAGAAGGAAGACTTCATAGTTCAAGACATAGAAGTATGGACATTTGAATGA